In a genomic window of Primulina huaijiensis isolate GDHJ02 chromosome 10, ASM1229523v2, whole genome shotgun sequence:
- the LOC140986743 gene encoding uncharacterized protein has translation MAEGSSRGSLKRSFVEDDESEKPAEKRVRFPKGKKIKQGDYVIDSVNENVPSGKEARLAAKDRAMRRTKINAELLNDENNDLVPDIRNAEVQYKDDETFVDEGVSIEPFNLEKEREDGYFDENGNYVEYIDQNEIKDAWLDSVDIYEKYTGKASIPESNEDKPRDLSTDELAEINRRIADVLEPGETVLRGLRRLKGTPTDKKLKMSAETKQLFDQLTEDAAKLMDNGDYNVYEEKQESFQREAEGYEKLAVARRNGVSVDGGQDKSDDLFDMFADDNGTAVAENPASAGSASVSVHSSESGDLQNDYVYDESSGYYYSSSSGYYYDPSSGYYCSAVSGKWYSYNEESGTYEEIPQEADVLTVG, from the exons GGAAAAAAGAGTGAGGTTTCCAAAAGGTAAGAAGATTAAGCAGGGAGATTATGTGATAGATTCAGTTAATGAAAATGTTCCTAGTGGAAAAGAGGCCCGCCTTGCTGCCAAAGATCGTGCAATGCGGCGAACTAAAATTAATGCTGAGCTTCTCAACGATGAAAACAATGATTTAGTCCCTGACATAAGAAATGCTGAAGTCCAATACAAG GACGATGAAACATTTGTTGATGAAGGAGTATCGATAGAGCCTTTTAACCTGGAGAAAGAGAGAGAAGATGGATACTTTGATGAAAACGGAAATTATGTTGAATACATAGATCAGAATGAGATCAAG GATGCATGGCTTGATAGTGTTGACATTTACGAAAAATATACTGGAAAGGCATCAATTCCAGAAAGTAATGAGGATAAACCTCGCGACCTTTCAACAGATGAGCTCGCAGAAATAAATAGGCGAATTGCTGATGTTCTTGAGCCTGGAGAAACG GTTCTACGAGGTTTGAGGAGATTAAAGGGGACCCCAACTGATAAGAAGCTGAAAATGTCTGCAGAAACTAAACAGCTGTTTGATCAGCTTACTGAAGATGCTGCTAAATTGATGGATAATGGAGATTACA atgtGTATGAGGAAAAGCAAGAAAGTTTCCAGCGGGAAGCAG AGGGATACGAGAAGTTAGCTGTGGCAAGGAGGAATGGAGTTTCAGTAGACGGGGGCCAGGATAAATCTGATGACCTTTTTGACATGTTTGCGGATGATAATGGAACTGCTGTTGCTGAAAATCCAGCCTCTGCAGGAAGTGCATCAGTTTCTGTTCACTCGTCTGAGA GTGGAGACCTGCAAAatgattatgtatatgatgagTCTTCTGG ATATTATTACAGCAGCAGTTCTGGTTATTATTATGATCCATCTTCAGGGTATTATTGCAGTGCTGTATCGGGAAAATG GTATTCGTATAACGAAGAATCAGGGACATATGAGGAGATCCCTCAAGAAGCTGACGTGCTCACTGTGGGTTGA
- the LOC140985648 gene encoding calmodulin-binding transcription activator 2-like: MAEIGSPYSLGHRLDVQQILSEARHRWLRPAEICEILRCYEKFKVSPQPPNKPISGSVFLFDRKVLRYFRKDGHNWRKKKDGKTVKEAHEKLKVGSVDMLHCYYAHGEDNENFQRRSYWLLEQDLMHIVFVHYLEVKGNKTTSSYARNIETETSYSENGMSFRGISPSSTMSSAFEDAESEDNQQASSRFHSYAESPLTDDSHSGLSSFNDLLQHPGNQQFAAANYKLLSQGTREGEFSGGSFTSGSQAIPDLASWQQVYGLGITGEDVVEQVSGCSLPIQANWQDLMLNLAHVPGSTMFEEKSLPPNQKNEMERSYTYPDEHNEQSEQSNLQMLISDAEYGNAINSNLDNVGSIHGNQNYSFSVKMPIMNGLQAEESLKKVDSFSRWVDKELGEADELQLKSTTGSSWSLMGSEDDSNMPGQLQEYIETLNPSISQDQLFSIIEFLPNWAYSDSETEVLVAGTFLKSKQELAKCRWSIMFGEVEVPAVVLADGFLSCNAPPHNPGLVPFYVTSSNRLACSEIREFEFRFESDENNDVSEHDATVMHLQQRFEKLLCVGPVESQVNSVEDVFENQSVVKAVFSSLENEKRMDAKLESINGISQLNMIWQQLLEKPLREKFDGWLLQQVLEGKGLTFVDEMGQGLLHLAAALGFNWALQPIIVSGVSIDFRDVNGWTALHWASFCGREDTVVALVSLGASPGALTDPSSEYPLGRPPAELAAASGHKGISGFLAETSLTAHLSSLGVTDRQKEGSVNVSAVKAVQTLSERVAVPDSEKDVPDALSLKDSLAAVCNATQAAARIHQIYRIQSFQRKQLNRQGSEVLSSDEKAVSLVTTKTSRLGQSAGVANAAATRIQKKFRGWKIRKEFLLLRQKIVKIQAHVRGHQVRKKYKPIIWSVGIMEKVILRWRRKGKGLRGFRSDAMLKEQNTLVSLLHEDNYDFLKEGRKQAEERMQRALARVKSMVHYPEARAQYRRLLTSAEVFRENKDASDRIPYNENTIYPEEDLFDLETLLDDDSFMSLAFE, encoded by the exons ATGGCTGAAATCGGATCGCCGTACAGTCTAGGGCACCGGTTAG ATGTTcagcagatattgtcagaagcccGACACCGGTGGCTGAGACCTGCTGAGATTTGTGAAATCTTGAGATGCTatgaaaaatttaaagtttCTCCACAGCCTCCAAATAAGCCAATTA GCGgttctgtttttctttttgatCGGAAGGTATTAAGGTACTTCCGGAAGGATGGTCACAACTGGagaaagaagaaagacgggAAAACTGTTAAGGAAGCCCATGAAAAACTGAAG GTTGGAAGTGTTGATATGTTACACTGCTACTACGCCCATGGAGAAGATAACGAAAATTTTCAGAGGCGAAGCTACTGGTTGCTTGAACA GGATCTCATGCACATAGTTTTTGTCCATTATCTGGAAGTTAAG GGTAATAAGACAACTAGCAGCTATGCTAGAAACATAGAGACAGAGACATCCTATTCTGAAAATGGAATGTCATTTCGTGGAATAAGCCCCTCCAGCACCATGTCCTCAGCATTTGAAGATGCCGAATCTG AGGATAATCAGCAGGCAAGTTCCAGATTTCATTCATATGCAGAGTCACCATTGACAGATGACAGCCATTCTGGTCTCTCAAGCTTTAATGATCTGCTACAACATCCAG GAAATCAGCAATTTGCTGCCGCAAATTACAAGTTACTTTCCCAGGGGACTAGGGAGGGAGAATTTAGTGGAGGCAGTTTTACATCTGGATCTCAAGCAATACCTGATTTGGCATCTTGGCAACAGGTTTACGGACTCGGTATCACAG GTGAAGATGTTGTTGAGCAGGTATCTGGGTGTTCTCTGCCTATCCAAGCCAATTGGCAG GATCTGATGTTGAATTTGGCTCATGTTCCTGGAAGTACTATGTTTGAGGAGAAATCTCTTCCACCAAATCAAAAGAATGAGATGGAGCGTTCCTACACATATCCTGATGAGCATAACGAGCAGTCTGAGCAGAGTAATCTTCAAATGCTGATTTCAGATGCTGAATATGGAAATGCAATAAACTCAAATTTGGATAATGTTGGGAGTATCCATGGAAACCAAAACTACTCATTCTCTGTGAAAATGCCAATAATGAATGGTTTACAAGCAGAAGAAAGCTTGAAGAAAGTTGATAGCTTTTCCCGTTGGGTTGATAAAGAACTTGGAGAAGCTGATGAACTGCAATTGAAGTCAACTACTGGAAGTTCATGGAGTCTTATGGGAAGCGAGGATGACTCCAATATGCCAGGTCAATTGCAGGAATACATAGAAACACTAAACCCTTCTATTTCCCAGGATCAGCTTTTTAGCATTATTGAGTTTTTGCCGAACTGGGCATATTCAGACTCGGAGACGGAG GTTTTGGTTGCTGGAACTTTTCTCAAAAGCAAACAGGAATTGGCGAAATGCAGGTGGTCGATTATGTTTGGAGAGGTGGAGGTGCCAGCGGTGGTTTTAGCAGATGGATTTCTCTCTTGCAATGCTCCTCCACATAATCCTGGACTTGTTCCTTTCTATGTAACTTCTTCGAACAGGTTGGCTTGTAGTGAAATAAGAGAATTTGAATTTAGGTTTGAGTCAGATGAAAATAATGATGTCAGCGAACATGATGCGACCGTAATGCATCTCCAGCAACGGTTTGAGAAGTTACTCTGCGTGGGACCTGTTGAAAGCCAGGTCAATTCAGTGGAGGATGTTTTTGAAAATCAGAGTGTAGTTAAGGCTGTCTTTTCTTCCCTGGAGAACGAAAAGCGAATGGATGCCAAGCTGGAATCAATAAATGGCATTTCACAGCTAAACATGATTTGGCAACAGCTCCTTGAAAAGCCGCTTAGAGAGAAATTTGATGGTTGGCTTCTCCAACAAGTACTGGAAGGCAAGGGGCTAACATTTGTTGATGAAATGGGTCAAGGTTTGTTGCATTTAGCAGCTGCTCTTGGTTTTAATTGGGCCCTCCAGCCAATTATAGTTTCAGGGGTGAGCATAGATTTTCGTGATGTCAATGGATGGACAGCACTACATTGGGCTTCATTCTGTGGCAG GGAGGACACAGTTGTAGCCCTGGTTTCTTTGGGTGCATCTCCTGGAGCGCTGACAGATCCTTCTTCTGAATATCCACTGGGTAGACCTCCTGCAGAGTTGGCTGCTGCCAGTGGACACAAGGGGATATCTGGTTTCCTTGCTGAGACTTCCTTGACTGCACACCTATCATCTCTTGGTGTGACTGATCGACAGAAAGAAGGCAGTGTCAACGTTTCTGCCGTGAAAGCAGTACAGACACTTTCCGAGCGGGTGGCTGTTCCTGATTCTGAAAAGGATGTACCAGATGCACTGTCACTGAAGGATTCACTTGCTGCTGTATGTAATGCTACTCAAGCAGCCGCTCGAATCCATCAAATTTACCGCATTCAATCATTTCAGAGGAAACAGCTTAACAGACAGGGATCTGAAGTGTTGTCTTCAGATGAAAAGGCTGTTTCCCTTGTAACAACTAAGACAAGCAGGTTAGGTCAGTCTGCTGGTGTGGCCAATGCTGCTGCCACACGTATTCAGAAAAAGTTTCGTGGTTGGAAGATAAGAAAAGAATTTTTGCTTCTGCGGcagaaaattgtcaaaataCAG GCTCATGTAAGAGGGCATCAAGTGAGGAAAAAGTATAAACCTATTATATGGTCAGTGGGAATCATGGAGAAGGTGATTTTACGATGGAGACGCAAAGGGAAGGGACTGCGTGGATTCCGATCTGATGCAATGTTGAAAGAGCAGAATACACTAGTCAGCTTGCTTCATGAGGACAATTATGACTTCCTGAAGGAAGGAAGAAAGCAAGCTGAAGAAAGGATGCAGAGAGCACTTGCCAGGGTGAAGTCCATGGTTCACTATCCTGAAGCACGAGCTCAGTACCGTAGGTTGCTGACTTCAGCTGAAGTTTTTCGTGAAAATAAg